A stretch of Diceros bicornis minor isolate mBicDic1 chromosome 29, mDicBic1.mat.cur, whole genome shotgun sequence DNA encodes these proteins:
- the LOC131393904 gene encoding LOW QUALITY PROTEIN: thiamine transporter 2-like (The sequence of the model RefSeq protein was modified relative to this genomic sequence to represent the inferred CDS: deleted 1 base in 1 codon): protein MGCFRTSPSRSWIYPTMILCLFGFFSMMRPSDPFLIPYLSGPDKNLTSAEITNEIFPVWTYSYLVLLLPVFIFTDYVRYKPIIILQGISFVITWLLLLFGQGVKTMQVVEFFYGIITATKVAYYAYIYSVVSPEHYQKVSDYCRSITLVAYTAASVLAQLLVSLANLSYFYLNVISLASVSMAFLLSFFIPMPQKSMFFHAKPRKEVEKPSYVNEALDEPHEGEAAGYGEEKPTSVIPTISRNLDDGWLRSPKPKNVAFKVFVQWFQDLKEGYSSKRLFYWSLWWAFSTADFNQIFNYVQILWDYKAPSQNSSVYNGAIEAIATFGGAVAAFAVDYVKVNWDLLGELALAIFSVVNAGSLFLMHYTTNIWACYAGYLIFKTSYILLITIAVFQITVNLSVERYALVFGINTFLALVIRTLITVIIVDQRGLNLPISIQFLVYGSYFAVIAGIFLMRSIYIIYAAKCQKKVQSSATSQNPYGPHPEQLRDVIMETKL, encoded by the exons ATGGGTTGTTTCCGAACTTCACCAAGCCGTTCCTGGATTTATCCCACCATGATCCTCTGCTTATTTGGATTTTTCTCCATGATGAGACCCTCAGATCCCTTCCTTATCCCTTATTTATCTGGACCAGATAAAAATCTGACTAGCGCAGAG ATCACAAATGAGATTTTTCCTGTGTGGACATACTCTTACTTGGTGCTGCTGCTCCCCGTGTTTATCTTCACCGATTACGTCCGCTACAAGCCGATCATCATCTTACAAGGGATTAGCTTTGTCATTACCTGGCTGCTACTCTTGTTTGGCCAAGGAGTGAAGACCATGCAGGTTGTGGAGTTCTTCTATGGGATCATTACCGCCACCAAGGTGGCCTACTATGCCTACATTTACAGCGTGGTCAGCCCAGAACACTATCAGAAAGTGAGCGATTACTGCAGGAGCATCACGCTGGTGGCCTACACGGCAGCCTCGGTGCTGGCTCAGCTCTTGGTATCTCTGGCCAATCTATCCTACTTTTACCTCAATGTCATATCCTTGGCGTCTGTCTCCATGGCcttccttctctcattttttataCCAATGCCCCAGAAAAGCATGTTTTTTCATGCAAAACCCAGAAAAGAAGTAGAGAAGCCGTCATATGTGAATGAGGCGTTAGATGAACCTCATGAGGGTGAAGCAGCAGGTTATGGGGAGGAGAAACCAACTTCAGTAATACCTACCATCTCGAGGAACCTGGATGATGGCTGGTTGAGGAGCCCAAAGCCAAAAAATGTAGCTTTCAAAGTT TTTGTGCAGTGGTTCCAAGATTTGAAAGAGGGCTACTCCTCAAAGCGTCTTTTTTACTGGTCCCTGTGGTGGGCTTTTTCCACAGCAGATTTTAACCAGATTTTCAACTATGTTCAAATCCTGTGGGATTACAAGGCACCATCCCAAAATTCTTCCGTCTATAATGGGGCAATAGAGGCTATCGCAACCTTTGGAG gGGCTGTGGCTGCCTTTGCAGTGGATTATGTGAAAGTCAACTGGGACCTTCTGGGAGAGTTGGCTCTGGCGATCTTCTCAGTTGTCAATGCAGGCTCTCTCTTTCTCATGCATTACACAACCAACATCTGGGCATGCTACGCTGGCTATTTAATATTCAAAACCAGCTATATTCTCCTTATAACCATAGCAGT ATTTCAGATCACTGTTAATCTGAGCGTGGAACGCTATGCCCTGGTGTTTGGAATCAACACCTTCCTTGCCCTGGTGATTCGGACCCTTATAACTGTGATCATAGTGGATCAGAGAGGGCTCAACCTGCCAATCAGCATTCAG tttttaGTTTATGGGAGTTATTTTGCAGTCATTGCTGGAATTTTCTTAATGAGAAGTATATACATTATCTATGCAGCCAAATGCCAAAAGAAGGTGCAGAGCTCTGCTACAAGTCAGAATCCATATGGACCACACCCAGAGCAACTGAGGGATGTCATCATGGAAACAAAGCTCTAA